In Dyadobacter sp. NIV53, a single window of DNA contains:
- a CDS encoding DNA polymerase III subunit alpha — translation MLLNCHSYFSLRYGTIPEEELLKMSHENGYGCIALTDINNTSGCLNFVRMAPKYNIKPIVGIDFRNGIKQQFVGLAKNNTGFQELNAYLSQHLHTNQDFPDQAPLLENAVFIYPFKNLSDEKIEKLLPNEYIGVSIQDMGRIRFHLLHKYAGKLVILQPFTFRHKRDFNTHRLLRAIDGNTLLSKITIADTAEETEQLLPYNVLKYHFKNIDEIGKNTEKLMAECQIHFNFGNDKKHQNLQMFGKSREDDYQRIRQLSYQGIGYRYGDSVNDVIFDRIAMELDLIEQQNYIPFFLINHDIVTYARHKDYFYVGRGSGANSIVAYLLNITNVDPVELDLYFERFMNLHRKNPPDFDIDFSWKDREDVTKYIFDRYGKNGQAALLATYSTFQHSAAVRELGKVFGLPLHEIDALSDGKYDPNKLDQISALVIKYAKYLQDNNQPNHLSIHAGGILISERPIHYYSATDLPPKGFPTTQFDMQIAEDIGLNKYDILSQRGLAKIKETLEIIRYNRPETPEIDINDVKQFKTDPKIKELIRQAQCIGCFYVESPAMRMLLKKLEVQDYLGLVAASSIIRPGVAKSGMMREYILRHRNPKKREEAHPELMKLMKDTYGIMVYQEDVIKVAHFFAGLSLGDADMIRRGMSGKFRGREEFEQVRLKFFRNCRNKGHEEKTIQEVWDQIASFASFAFAKGHSASYAVESYQSLFLKAYYPLEYMVAVLNNGGGFYAPELYVHEARMLGANILAPCVNHSCAQAIIEGKDIYLGLQSLNEIEEKTIEKIIRARQEEGEFTSLNNFLDRVAISIEQLTILIRIDGLRFTGFDKKNLLWKAHFRLNKKLNKVQQKQLFQTEVKNFELPVFHTSPVDDAYDQIELLGFPLCSPFELVKHGLPKGIMAKDLHQHVGHDVVQFGYLVTIKNTRTSKGETMQFGTFLDQEGQFIDTVHFPPIAAKYKLSGKGVYKICGTVTEEFGFLTVEVFEIIRMDSALR, via the coding sequence ATGCTACTCAACTGTCACTCTTATTTCAGCCTGCGGTACGGAACGATCCCGGAGGAAGAATTGCTCAAAATGAGCCACGAAAATGGCTATGGATGTATTGCCCTGACGGACATCAACAATACTTCCGGCTGCCTGAATTTTGTACGGATGGCTCCTAAATACAATATAAAGCCAATCGTCGGAATTGATTTTCGTAATGGGATTAAGCAGCAGTTTGTAGGGTTGGCTAAAAACAACACGGGATTTCAGGAATTAAACGCATATCTGTCTCAGCATTTACACACCAATCAGGATTTTCCTGACCAGGCTCCTCTTCTTGAAAACGCTGTATTCATTTATCCATTTAAAAATCTGTCGGACGAGAAAATAGAAAAACTATTGCCCAATGAATATATAGGCGTTTCTATACAGGACATGGGACGGATCAGGTTTCATTTGCTGCATAAATACGCAGGCAAATTAGTCATCTTGCAGCCTTTCACTTTTCGTCATAAACGTGATTTCAATACACATCGACTGCTCCGGGCTATTGATGGCAATACATTGTTAAGTAAAATAACTATTGCTGATACCGCCGAAGAAACCGAGCAGTTGTTGCCATATAATGTACTTAAATATCATTTCAAAAATATCGACGAAATTGGCAAAAATACTGAAAAGCTTATGGCTGAATGCCAAATTCATTTCAACTTTGGAAATGACAAAAAGCATCAGAATTTACAGATGTTCGGCAAAAGCAGAGAAGACGATTACCAGCGCATCCGCCAGTTAAGTTATCAGGGGATCGGCTACCGTTATGGTGACTCGGTCAATGATGTGATTTTTGACAGGATTGCCATGGAACTTGACCTGATCGAACAGCAAAATTATATCCCTTTTTTTCTGATCAATCATGATATTGTAACTTATGCACGGCATAAAGATTATTTCTATGTAGGCCGTGGAAGCGGTGCAAACAGCATTGTAGCATATTTGCTGAATATCACCAACGTCGATCCCGTTGAACTGGATCTGTATTTCGAGCGCTTTATGAATCTGCACCGGAAAAACCCGCCGGATTTTGATATTGATTTTTCCTGGAAAGACCGCGAAGATGTAACCAAATACATTTTTGACAGATACGGTAAAAACGGCCAGGCAGCTTTATTGGCTACATATAGTACATTTCAGCATAGCGCCGCAGTTCGTGAACTCGGGAAAGTATTTGGTTTGCCTTTGCATGAAATTGACGCACTAAGTGATGGAAAATATGACCCGAATAAACTGGACCAGATATCTGCACTTGTTATTAAGTACGCGAAATATTTACAGGACAATAATCAGCCCAACCACCTGAGTATACATGCTGGCGGAATCCTGATTTCAGAACGCCCCATTCATTATTATTCTGCTACCGACCTGCCACCAAAAGGCTTTCCAACCACACAGTTCGACATGCAGATTGCAGAAGATATCGGACTTAACAAATATGATATTCTTAGCCAGAGAGGCCTGGCTAAAATTAAAGAAACACTCGAAATTATTCGTTATAACCGCCCCGAGACACCTGAAATTGACATAAATGATGTAAAGCAATTTAAGACAGATCCAAAAATCAAAGAACTGATCAGACAAGCGCAATGTATAGGTTGCTTTTATGTTGAATCACCTGCTATGCGTATGCTGTTAAAAAAGCTGGAAGTACAAGATTACCTTGGCCTGGTGGCAGCAAGTTCTATTATCCGGCCGGGCGTAGCAAAAAGCGGAATGATGCGTGAATATATTTTACGGCATCGTAATCCTAAAAAGAGAGAGGAAGCGCATCCGGAATTAATGAAACTAATGAAGGATACCTATGGCATCATGGTTTATCAGGAAGATGTCATCAAGGTTGCACATTTTTTTGCAGGGCTATCATTGGGAGATGCTGATATGATCCGTCGGGGAATGAGCGGAAAATTTCGCGGGCGTGAGGAATTCGAACAAGTGAGATTAAAATTTTTCAGGAATTGCAGAAACAAAGGCCACGAAGAAAAAACAATACAGGAAGTTTGGGACCAGATTGCAAGCTTTGCCAGTTTCGCTTTTGCGAAAGGGCATTCGGCTTCTTATGCCGTGGAAAGTTACCAGTCTCTATTTCTTAAGGCATATTATCCGCTGGAATATATGGTGGCCGTTTTGAATAATGGCGGTGGTTTCTACGCACCTGAATTATATGTGCACGAAGCCAGGATGCTGGGAGCAAATATACTGGCACCCTGTGTAAATCATAGTTGTGCACAGGCTATCATTGAAGGAAAAGACATTTATTTAGGATTACAATCATTAAATGAAATTGAAGAAAAAACCATAGAAAAAATTATACGGGCAAGACAGGAAGAAGGAGAATTCACTTCACTGAATAATTTCCTGGACCGTGTAGCCATTTCTATCGAACAACTGACTATTCTGATCCGTATTGATGGTTTACGGTTTACAGGTTTTGATAAAAAAAATCTGTTATGGAAAGCTCATTTCAGGCTTAATAAAAAACTCAATAAAGTACAGCAAAAACAGCTATTTCAGACAGAAGTCAAAAATTTCGAACTGCCCGTTTTTCACACCTCGCCTGTCGACGATGCGTATGATCAGATTGAACTGCTGGGTTTTCCGTTATGCAGTCCTTTTGAGCTCGTAAAACATGGATTACCTAAAGGTATTATGGCCAAAGATCTGCATCAGCATGTTGGCCACGACGTTGTGCAATTCGGATATCTGGTAACAATTAAAAATACCCGGACTTCAAAAGGAGAAACTATGCAATTCGGTACATTTCTGGATCAGGAAGGGCAGTTTATAGATACGGTACATTTCCCCCCAATAGCTGCGAAATATAAGCTTTCAGGAAAAGGTGTTTATAAAATCTGTGGAACCGTAACCGAGGAATTTGGTTTCCTGACCGTGGAAGTTTTTGAGATAATAAGAATGGATTCGGCTTTGAGGTGA
- the dinB gene encoding DNA polymerase IV codes for MERTILHLDLDTFFVSVERKLDSRLNNRPVLVGGVGDRGVVAACSYETRPYGVHSGMPMKMARNLCPEAIVIRGEASHYSKESKVVTEIIKERVPLFEKASIDEFYADLSGMDKFFSCYGIASELRQRIKRESGLPISFGLSTSKLVSKVATGEAKPDNEMRIDAGTEKMFLAPMLIKKIPMVGEKTSQILYTMGIKYVKTIQDMPMEMMGNVLGKNGIALWNRANGMDDSPIVPFHERKSISNERTFGKDTGDVKRMREMVRAMAENLAYQLRNGDKLTSCISVKIRYSDFNTFSKQLKIPYTSADHVLIPKIEWLLDQLYNRRMMVRLVGVNFSDLVSGNYQINMFDDSEEKLNLYMAMDYIRNRYGMNKKGDQILSWGTTLGIPNIASMGNPFNGEPPVIPAHRNA; via the coding sequence ATGGAACGAACCATCCTACATCTTGACCTGGATACATTTTTTGTATCCGTTGAACGCAAACTTGACAGTCGTCTCAATAATCGGCCCGTTCTGGTTGGTGGTGTAGGTGACCGGGGTGTAGTGGCAGCATGCAGTTATGAAACGCGGCCTTATGGAGTTCATTCAGGCATGCCAATGAAAATGGCCAGAAATCTTTGCCCGGAAGCCATTGTGATTCGTGGCGAGGCAAGCCATTATTCCAAAGAATCAAAAGTCGTAACGGAAATAATTAAAGAACGCGTTCCGCTTTTTGAGAAAGCAAGCATCGACGAGTTTTATGCTGACTTGTCGGGGATGGATAAGTTTTTCAGCTGCTACGGCATAGCATCAGAACTCAGGCAACGCATTAAACGTGAAAGCGGATTACCCATTTCGTTTGGGCTTTCCACCAGCAAACTTGTTTCAAAAGTAGCAACCGGGGAAGCAAAACCCGACAATGAAATGCGGATTGATGCAGGAACAGAAAAGATGTTTCTGGCTCCGATGCTTATTAAAAAAATTCCGATGGTGGGTGAAAAAACGAGTCAGATACTTTATACGATGGGAATAAAATATGTGAAAACGATACAGGATATGCCGATGGAAATGATGGGAAATGTTTTGGGCAAAAACGGCATTGCACTCTGGAACCGGGCTAATGGCATGGACGATTCTCCAATTGTTCCGTTTCATGAGCGTAAATCCATTTCCAACGAACGGACTTTTGGAAAAGATACAGGGGATGTAAAAAGAATGCGGGAAATGGTACGTGCAATGGCAGAAAACCTTGCTTATCAGCTCAGGAACGGCGATAAATTAACTTCCTGCATTTCTGTGAAGATCCGTTATTCTGATTTCAATACTTTTTCTAAACAGCTTAAAATTCCTTATACCTCTGCTGACCATGTTCTGATCCCGAAAATTGAATGGCTGCTTGACCAGCTTTATAACCGCCGGATGATGGTACGCCTGGTGGGCGTCAATTTCAGTGACCTGGTAAGCGGCAATTATCAGATCAATATGTTTGACGATTCGGAAGAAAAACTGAATCTGTATATGGCAATGGATTATATCAGGAACAGGTATGGCATGAATAAAAAAGGAGATCAGATTTTGAGCTGGGGCACTACTTTGGGCATTCCGAATATTGCCAGTATGGGAAATCCATTTAACGGAGAACCTCCTGTTATTCCGGCGCATCGGAATGCGTAA
- a CDS encoding LexA family transcriptional regulator, producing the protein MPIEEESKRFKQIREELNLTQAAFAEQLGISMTTADIERGRTRIPGQVVKELLKQYQINPLWLFGESGQKYLRIGETAMSPKVVTVDNTGKENIVLVSAKAAAGYPNNIGDAQWFESLPAFSIPLPEYRNATFRGFQVDGDSMLPALQSDEWIVGKAVDDWDNLRSKSMYVIVTADSILVKKIQKDNQTTYINLISLNPEYGPIRIDRSEIRELWQVNSKLTFDLEAGFQNVSLHNLHQEMKELKEEVRRVIG; encoded by the coding sequence ATGCCAATCGAAGAAGAAAGTAAACGCTTTAAACAAATACGCGAAGAACTGAATCTGACACAAGCAGCTTTTGCAGAACAGTTGGGTATTAGTATGACTACGGCGGATATTGAAAGAGGGCGTACCCGCATACCCGGACAGGTTGTGAAGGAGCTTTTGAAACAATATCAAATTAATCCGCTCTGGCTGTTTGGAGAAAGCGGGCAAAAATACCTGCGTATAGGAGAAACAGCAATGAGCCCGAAGGTAGTTACCGTGGATAACACCGGTAAAGAAAATATTGTACTGGTAAGTGCAAAAGCGGCTGCCGGTTATCCGAACAATATTGGTGATGCACAATGGTTTGAAAGTCTGCCGGCGTTTAGTATTCCTTTACCCGAATACCGTAATGCTACTTTCAGGGGATTTCAGGTCGATGGAGATAGCATGTTACCTGCGTTGCAGTCGGATGAATGGATTGTAGGAAAAGCAGTAGATGACTGGGATAATCTGCGGAGCAAAAGTATGTATGTGATTGTAACCGCAGATAGTATTCTGGTAAAAAAAATACAAAAAGATAACCAGACAACTTATATCAATCTGATATCACTCAATCCTGAATATGGGCCAATACGAATAGACCGGAGTGAAATCAGGGAACTCTGGCAGGTGAACAGTAAGCTGACTTTTGATCTGGAAGCGGGTTTCCAGAATGTAAGTTTACATAACCTGCATCAGGAAATGAAAGAACTGAAAGAAGAGGTGAGAAGAGTTATTGGTTAA
- a CDS encoding TonB-dependent receptor — MKRPLLSKSKFVLLLAVLCCFLTHLSYAQKTVSGRITSGEDGAALPGVSIISKGTNVGAITDADGSYKLTVPSGKTVLIFSFVGFVSQEKEVGSESEINIVLANDVKQFSELVVIGSRNSTRTKLDTPAPVDVISVAKISENMPQTELGQLLKQVAPSFNSLKIPGGDLASHVDAVQLRNQPPNQTLVLLNGKRRHSSSLLLVANNSGPSTTVDMRTIPLAAVERVEILRDGAAAQYGSDAIAGVVNMELKKSVGVFTGMFNTGFYANAGLSKNKDIDKFGTDGKLQQFMGNYGFAIGDKGGFINLTFELSTQGKTSRVPKGGYSGAVFDDSYLNNTRKDEYGQIIVTNPEAIASPDNAALKTDEGLQSARGLTKKSFEMINGLSKVENGTIFMNMAIPLSGMKGSEFYAFGGLNYRNTKSGCYYRFPRQQDRFLNDLYPNGFLPQLTSNISDRSLTMGIRGKAGIFDLDFSNSFGNSKFGFGMVNTMNASYGPSTPTTMRLGDNNFTQNTTNVGLSKLFESPGNGGIKSINVAFGAEMRVENYQIKAGQVESYTKGTYGTFSAPSDNYNYTKNVNADVKSEQVIALPDGRDSTIYVDLILPYKGDRVDIKGYSPNCQCFRGFAPEQETNAFRSVMAGYVDIEVDITKRFMVEAAARYEHYSDFGGVLTGKLASRFSIIPDMFAIRGSISTGFRAPSLQELYYAQTSTGFTPGGVPFDQGYFTNNSTAAKTLGIPTLKQERSTNMSFGLTTQLLPGLEVTADGYYIKIKDKIIQTGGFGGSVIGGSFSNIVTPDGIAQFFTNAADVETKGIDLVANYTTRLARGQMVFSLAANWNKVAFTKVYPAPLNIGANNTLPTDPTLRAQYLSDIYLNRSSRGSFERGNPRQKYIASIVYTKGAFSAMARGVYFGGVNYYSNYHETSDITSPYADYTLASRATLDLSVSYQIIKAVRLSIGGDNVTNTYPTRTRADLTDSGRFAYDNYQMGYQGAYYYGRLSFKF, encoded by the coding sequence ATGAAAAGACCATTACTTTCGAAAAGTAAATTTGTTTTACTTCTGGCAGTCCTTTGCTGCTTTTTAACGCACTTGTCGTATGCCCAAAAAACTGTCTCAGGGCGTATAACTTCCGGTGAAGATGGCGCCGCACTTCCTGGCGTAAGCATTATTTCCAAAGGAACCAATGTAGGCGCTATTACTGATGCTGATGGCTCCTACAAACTGACCGTACCAAGCGGAAAGACAGTTCTGATTTTCTCTTTTGTTGGGTTTGTTTCACAGGAAAAAGAAGTAGGTTCAGAAAGTGAAATCAATATCGTACTGGCAAATGATGTAAAGCAGTTTTCCGAACTTGTCGTGATTGGTTCCCGTAATTCTACCAGGACAAAATTGGATACGCCTGCTCCTGTAGATGTTATTTCTGTGGCAAAAATATCCGAGAATATGCCTCAGACAGAATTGGGACAGCTTCTCAAACAAGTAGCTCCTTCTTTTAACTCACTAAAAATTCCGGGAGGAGATCTGGCTTCACACGTTGATGCAGTTCAGCTTAGAAACCAGCCTCCTAACCAGACACTGGTATTGCTTAACGGAAAACGCAGGCATTCATCTTCGTTGCTTCTGGTAGCCAACAATTCCGGCCCTTCTACGACAGTGGATATGCGCACAATTCCTCTTGCGGCTGTTGAACGTGTTGAAATCCTTCGTGACGGAGCAGCGGCTCAGTACGGTTCAGATGCGATTGCAGGTGTTGTAAACATGGAGCTAAAAAAGAGTGTAGGTGTATTTACCGGTATGTTTAACACTGGTTTTTATGCCAACGCAGGTTTGTCCAAAAATAAAGACATCGACAAATTTGGCACGGATGGAAAGCTTCAGCAATTCATGGGAAACTATGGTTTTGCTATTGGTGATAAAGGTGGTTTTATCAACCTTACTTTCGAATTGAGCACGCAAGGTAAAACCAGCCGTGTGCCAAAAGGCGGTTATAGCGGAGCTGTATTTGATGATTCTTATCTGAACAATACCAGAAAAGATGAGTATGGACAAATTATTGTAACCAATCCTGAAGCTATTGCGAGTCCTGATAATGCGGCATTAAAAACAGACGAAGGGCTTCAAAGCGCACGCGGACTGACTAAGAAAAGTTTTGAAATGATAAACGGGCTTAGTAAAGTTGAAAACGGAACCATTTTCATGAACATGGCAATTCCGTTAAGCGGAATGAAAGGAAGTGAATTTTATGCTTTTGGTGGGCTTAACTACCGTAATACGAAAAGCGGATGTTATTATCGTTTCCCACGCCAGCAGGATCGTTTCCTGAACGATCTTTATCCCAACGGATTTTTGCCTCAGCTTACCTCAAATATCTCGGACCGATCTCTGACAATGGGGATTCGTGGAAAAGCAGGAATTTTTGACCTGGATTTCAGCAACTCGTTTGGTAACAGCAAGTTTGGGTTCGGAATGGTAAATACCATGAACGCTTCCTACGGACCGTCTACTCCTACTACCATGCGTTTGGGAGATAATAATTTCACACAGAATACAACCAATGTCGGCCTTTCCAAATTATTTGAAAGCCCTGGAAACGGAGGTATAAAAAGTATCAACGTAGCATTTGGAGCTGAAATGCGTGTAGAAAACTACCAGATCAAAGCAGGTCAGGTAGAGTCTTATACCAAAGGTACTTATGGTACATTCAGCGCGCCTTCTGACAATTACAACTATACAAAAAATGTAAATGCAGATGTAAAATCTGAGCAGGTAATTGCTCTTCCTGATGGCCGTGATTCTACTATTTATGTTGATCTGATACTTCCATACAAAGGTGACCGGGTTGATATCAAAGGATATTCACCAAACTGTCAGTGTTTCCGCGGGTTTGCTCCTGAGCAGGAAACAAATGCTTTCCGTTCGGTAATGGCTGGTTATGTTGATATTGAAGTAGATATTACAAAACGTTTCATGGTAGAAGCTGCTGCACGTTACGAGCATTACAGCGATTTTGGCGGCGTTCTGACAGGTAAACTTGCGTCCCGCTTCTCTATAATTCCTGATATGTTTGCCATTCGCGGTTCTATCAGCACAGGTTTCCGCGCTCCAAGTTTGCAGGAATTATATTATGCACAGACTTCCACAGGTTTTACACCAGGCGGCGTTCCTTTCGATCAGGGATATTTCACCAACAACAGTACTGCTGCAAAAACACTGGGAATCCCAACTCTGAAACAAGAACGCTCAACCAACATGAGCTTTGGATTAACAACACAGTTATTGCCAGGACTTGAAGTTACAGCGGATGGCTATTACATTAAGATTAAAGACAAAATTATTCAAACCGGCGGTTTTGGTGGAAGCGTAATTGGTGGTAGCTTCAGCAATATTGTTACGCCAGACGGAATTGCACAGTTTTTCACCAACGCAGCCGATGTTGAAACAAAAGGTATTGACCTGGTTGCCAATTATACAACACGTTTAGCAAGAGGACAAATGGTTTTCTCTCTGGCAGCAAACTGGAACAAAGTGGCTTTCACCAAAGTATATCCTGCCCCTTTGAATATCGGTGCCAACAATACACTGCCAACTGACCCAACTTTGCGTGCTCAGTATTTGTCGGATATCTATCTGAACCGCAGCTCACGCGGAAGCTTTGAAAGAGGCAATCCCCGCCAGAAATATATTGCTTCTATTGTTTATACAAAAGGTGCTTTCTCAGCAATGGCCCGTGGCGTTTATTTCGGTGGTGTAAACTATTACAGCAATTACCACGAAACAAGCGATATCACTTCTCCATATGCTGATTATACTTTGGCATCCCGTGCTACTCTTGATTTGAGTGTAAGTTACCAGATCATCAAAGCAGTACGTCTTTCAATTGGCGGAGATAACGTTACAAATACTTATCCTACCAGAACTCGTGCAGATCTGACAGATTCTGGACGCTTTGCATATGATAACTACCAAATGGGTTATCAGGGAGCATATTACTATGGACGTTTAAGCTTCAAATTCTAG
- a CDS encoding ABC transporter ATP-binding protein encodes MKSLKYLNQYLWKYKWYLISGIVFTIVSNLFGIIPAQLVRYALDLVIETLDIYYLFGGSALQSKMYDIFAFSILLYGLLILAMALLKGIFLFLVRQTIIVMSRHIEYDLKNDVYQHYQTLPTSFFRRHNTGDLMARISEDVSNVRIYLGPALMYGINLIVLFFLVISYMLSVNTKLTFYVLLPLPLLSISVYVVNSIIMKRSQEIQKQLSGLSTYVQEAFSGIRVIKSFVQENHSFTNFQKEAEDFKNKSLGLTKVDSFFYPIILLLIGLSNILIIYVGGKEIINGNLTPGNITEFILYVNMLTWPVMALGWTTSQIQRAASSQQRINEFLDEKTTLVSVKNINKPLAGSITFSNIGFVYPDSGIEALQHFDLQVNQGESVAILGTTGSGKSTLAHLLCRLYDPTEGRILVDDIPLQDYDVHAYRRQIGYVPQDVFLFSDSIENNVRFGSTDMPFARIEQAVKDADLYNNIIDFPNGYGTMLGERGITLSGGQKQRLSIARAIARDPKILILDDCLSAVDTNTENIILNNLKKIMDQRTSVIISHRVSSAKLADRIVMLDNGKIIEQGTHSELMAKNGAYKELYEKQLMAEEV; translated from the coding sequence GTGAAATCATTAAAGTACCTCAACCAGTACTTGTGGAAATACAAATGGTACCTCATCTCAGGAATCGTTTTTACTATCGTTTCTAACCTTTTCGGAATTATTCCTGCCCAGCTGGTTCGGTATGCACTGGATCTTGTGATTGAAACACTGGATATTTATTATCTTTTTGGTGGCTCAGCACTGCAAAGCAAAATGTACGACATATTCGCATTCAGCATCTTACTTTATGGTCTGCTGATTTTGGCAATGGCACTCCTGAAAGGAATATTCCTTTTCCTGGTAAGGCAAACGATTATCGTTATGTCAAGACATATTGAATATGATCTTAAAAATGATGTATACCAGCATTATCAGACTTTGCCGACAAGCTTTTTCAGGCGCCACAATACGGGTGACCTTATGGCCAGGATTTCCGAAGATGTGAGTAATGTAAGGATTTACCTCGGTCCGGCACTCATGTATGGAATAAACCTGATCGTGCTGTTTTTCCTGGTCATTTCCTATATGCTTTCGGTGAATACCAAATTAACTTTTTATGTGCTTTTACCTCTCCCGCTACTTTCTATTAGTGTGTATGTGGTAAACAGTATTATTATGAAACGTTCTCAGGAAATTCAAAAACAATTGTCCGGGCTTTCGACTTATGTACAGGAAGCGTTTTCTGGCATTAGGGTTATTAAATCTTTTGTTCAGGAAAATCATTCTTTTACAAATTTTCAGAAAGAAGCAGAAGACTTTAAGAATAAATCACTCGGACTTACCAAAGTCGATTCTTTTTTCTATCCGATTATTTTGCTGTTGATCGGCCTGAGTAACATCCTTATTATATATGTAGGCGGAAAGGAAATCATAAACGGGAACTTGACGCCGGGAAATATTACTGAATTCATTTTGTATGTCAATATGCTGACCTGGCCTGTTATGGCCTTAGGCTGGACTACCAGCCAGATCCAGCGTGCAGCATCTTCGCAGCAACGTATCAATGAATTTCTGGATGAAAAAACAACACTGGTTTCAGTAAAAAATATTAACAAACCTTTGGCTGGTTCTATTACCTTCAGCAACATTGGCTTTGTTTATCCGGATTCCGGTATTGAAGCTTTGCAGCATTTTGATTTACAGGTAAATCAGGGCGAATCAGTGGCCATCTTGGGTACAACTGGTTCAGGAAAAAGTACACTGGCGCATTTGCTTTGCCGTTTGTACGATCCAACTGAGGGCCGGATACTGGTTGATGATATTCCATTGCAGGATTATGATGTACATGCATACCGCCGCCAAATTGGCTATGTCCCGCAGGATGTTTTCCTCTTTTCGGATTCAATCGAAAATAATGTACGCTTTGGCTCCACCGACATGCCGTTTGCAAGAATAGAGCAGGCCGTAAAAGACGCCGATTTGTATAATAATATTATAGATTTCCCGAACGGGTACGGAACCATGCTTGGTGAACGCGGAATTACTTTATCAGGTGGACAAAAACAGCGGCTGTCCATCGCAAGAGCTATCGCCCGTGACCCCAAAATTTTAATTTTAGACGACTGTCTTTCTGCAGTTGATACCAATACTGAAAACATTATCCTGAACAATCTTAAGAAGATCATGGATCAGCGCACTTCTGTAATCATTTCACATCGTGTTTCATCAGCAAAACTGGCGGACAGAATTGTAATGCTTGATAATGGGAAAATTATTGAGCAGGGAACACATTCAGAATTAATGGCCAAAAACGGAGCGTATAAGGAATTATATGAGAAACAGCTGATGGCTGAGGAAGTATAA
- the nusB gene encoding transcription antitermination factor NusB has protein sequence MLNRRLLRTKAVQALYARKLTADANRLLALDHIDEAFAPDLNSMEFQDRAKLTGMKKLAGVTLDDLIKKGELNTDETPAQVMNVARSAFDAYRRQTVSDGEKMVRRVLNETESIYVDFIRVLSMLIELSRQAKMDRERRYDNPEAPFPKDSGLNTNRVILVLEADKNLEEEIIRNGINWSNEMNLIRKIYREALRKDEEYEKYCHKIAPTSEEDQLIIQHILRQVILKHEVPLDYLEQRDLYWVDHSELIRSLCIKTLKSADTSETFQLAPLTKDWEEDRFFVEELCRIVVEENDKYDVYLDEHLKNWELDRIALVDLIILKTALAELIHFPGIPVKVTINEFIEIAKRYSTPKSGKFVNGVLDVLSVKLANEGVIRKSGRGLIDNK, from the coding sequence ATGCTGAATAGAAGATTATTAAGAACAAAAGCTGTTCAGGCGCTTTATGCGCGCAAACTGACAGCTGACGCCAATCGCCTTTTGGCTTTAGACCACATTGATGAGGCATTTGCACCGGATCTCAATTCGATGGAATTTCAGGACCGGGCTAAACTGACCGGTATGAAAAAGCTGGCGGGTGTGACGCTGGATGATCTCATTAAAAAAGGAGAGCTGAACACTGACGAGACGCCGGCTCAGGTTATGAATGTTGCCCGCAGTGCATTTGACGCTTACCGGCGGCAAACTGTTTCGGACGGAGAAAAGATGGTTCGCCGCGTTTTAAATGAAACAGAATCTATTTATGTAGATTTTATCAGGGTTTTGTCCATGCTGATTGAATTGTCGCGCCAGGCGAAAATGGACAGGGAAAGAAGATATGATAATCCCGAGGCGCCTTTCCCAAAAGATTCCGGACTGAATACCAATCGTGTAATTCTTGTTTTAGAAGCGGACAAAAATCTGGAAGAAGAAATTATTAGGAACGGGATCAACTGGAGTAATGAAATGAACCTCATCCGGAAAATATACCGCGAGGCACTACGCAAAGATGAGGAATATGAAAAATATTGTCATAAAATTGCCCCCACATCTGAAGAAGACCAACTGATCATCCAGCATATATTAAGGCAGGTAATACTGAAACACGAAGTTCCTTTGGATTACCTGGAACAACGCGATTTATATTGGGTAGATCACAGTGAATTGATCCGTAGTTTATGTATCAAAACACTTAAATCTGCTGATACCAGTGAAACCTTCCAGCTGGCACCACTTACCAAAGACTGGGAAGAAGACCGGTTCTTTGTAGAGGAATTATGCCGGATCGTTGTTGAAGAAAATGATAAATATGATGTTTATCTGGACGAACATCTTAAAAACTGGGAACTGGACCGTATTGCATTAGTGGATCTGATCATCCTCAAAACAGCCTTGGCGGAATTGATCCATTTTCCAGGAATTCCAGTGAAAGTGACAATTAATGAATTTATTGAAATTGCAAAAAGGTATAGTACACCTAAAAGTGGTAAGTTTGTAAATGGAGTTTTGGACGTACTTTCTGTAAAGCTTGCTAATGAAGGCGTTATCAGAAAAAGCGGACGAGGCTTAATTGACAATAAATAA